GTGCTGAGTGCCGCAGATATAATTGCAAAACTTTTCTTTGCGAGGTTTAAGAAACCAGATTTTTCTTTACTCATCGACATTCATATTTGAGTTAGAGATAAAGGGAACGAAACAGATAACGTGAAATATTTCAACAATGTCTATGGCTAAAATTTCCGAATAATGAAGTTAACCAGGGATTGTATTAAGCTATTTAGGCTGAGGTATGAATCCAAGATAGTATAAATTTCTATTGTAGCGAATAACATATTTGTGTAAGATTCATATATAGATGGTTTGTATATATTAAAATTCACCATTCTCTATACAGCTGCTACAAGCCCCATTCAAAAAGAAACATCTCATTTTCCGGCACACAAAAAAAAGGGCGTCCCTCCCGGAACGCCCTCCTGTCTTCAAGCATACGCCTCTACTCTTTCACCCATGCAGCATCAAACGCCGCCTTCACTATACCACTCGTATTCCTCCACGTACTATCCACAGAATTGATCGATAACGCCAGCTGCACACGGGCAGGGAACTTCATAATAAGCGTCTGCAGACCTACATCGCCCACATCCAGACTGTCGCTCTGATTTACATCGGAATACAGCGCTCCGCCATGGCCGTATGCCATTCCGCCTTCCACGGGAAATACCCTGTTCCAGCCCAGGCGATACGTATCCATCAGCAGCTTTTTGTTATCGGAAAGGATGATATCTTTCTCCGCCAGATAAGTGATCACGCGGGACATATCCATTGTGGTCAGCACAAAACCGCCGCCACCGCAGAACTCCGTCCAGTCGGTATGAGATACCCCGTTCAGCCGGGATGGTGCTTCATTCAGCATCTGGAAAGTACGACCGGCCACCGGTGCGCATCCACGCTGACCGATGCCTGATCTGGAGATGACATATGCCTGCACCAGGCGGATATATTCGCCGCTCATCCAGCTTTGAAATGCCGTGGTTCCCAAATCATATTCCTGGTTCCGGAAGGTAATGGAATCATGCAACTTGGGGATCATCGCCCGGAACAGCGCGAAATTGATGTTCGAATACGCATACGTCTTCGGGGAATCGATCTTTGCGCCGGCGGTGCTGATCAGGCTGCTCCAGCTGGTGCCGCTGCCACGTATACCGGAGGTGTGCGTGAGCAATTGCCGGAAGGTCAGCTTCCGCACATCGGCATGCCTGTTCCAGGATGAAGGCAGCCAGGGGCCGATCTCATTGTCGATCGAAAAGGCATCCAGGTACTTCAGCGCGGTGATGGCCGTGAGCGTTTTCGTTACGCTGGCAATGTTTACGAAGGCATTCACACTTGACCGGTCTCCATTAACGGAACCGATGCCGAATGCAGCAGTGTCTGACACCTGCCCTTTGTGCGTGATCACGAACTGGTAACCACGGGCGCCAACCAGCTGCTCCTGCAGTTTCTGTTTGAAGATGGCCGATTTGAACACTTTGTCGTTCGACTTGATCGGAAGCGGCAGCTGTATCAACTCTCCTTTTTTGCAGGAGGTGATGCTGAGGCTTGCCGCGAAACACACGGCGGCAAGTAATTTTACTGGGGTTGAAGGTTTCATAAAATTCAGTTTTTTGGGTTTGATGGCTCAAAAGTATAGCGCTGCGCCCGGGCTGCGGTCAGCGGATTTACAAAAGAGGGAGAAGGGTTAACGGATACGGGCGCTGAACTGACAGGCCGTTGAAAACCTGCATAATCGTAAACAAGGGTTACTAAACAGTCCCGACAAAAGGCCTGAAAGGCGCCACCATCCGCTCGTGTCACGTAGATAAAGTACCTATAAGGTACTGTTAAAGTACTATTGAAGTACCTATAAGGTATATTTATACGAGAAGTGCTTTATCTCTGCTTTAACAGTATCTAAAATCTGAATAGACGATAGGTGAACACATGCCAATATCCCCCTGTCATCCGTATAAACAGATAGCAGTGCCCCCGGTCACAGGGGGTAGTTGACCAAAGAAAGATGCGGGGAAAAAGCTTTAAAACGCCAGCAACGCCGCCATACCCTGCTCCACCTTCCCGGCGGTGGGCAGCATCTCCTGCTCCAGCCTTTTGTTCAGCGGCACAGCGGGAAGGTCCATCGCCCCGATGGTCATCACCGGCGCATCGAGGTATCTGAAGCATTCGGCGGAGATCTTTCCGGCCAGGCTCATCATGAAGGAATGGCTCACTTGTTCTTCTGTGAGCAGCAGACATTTGCCGTGTTTGCGGACGGTGGTATAGATCAGCTCTTCATCCAGCGGATGTAGGGTGCGCAGGTCAACGATCTCCACACGGCCGGGGAATTTCGCGGCGGCGGCTTTCGCCCAGTACACGCCCATGCCGTAGGTGATCACGCCAATACTGTCTCCCGCTTCCGCGGATAATGCCACACGGCCTTTGCCGAAGGGCAAAATATAATCCGGCGATGGCTCTATGGTCATGGCTTCCTGGGTACCCGGCACCTTGCTCCAGTACAGCCCTTTATGCTCCAGCATGATCACGGGATTGGGGTCGTGGAACGCGGCTTTCATCAGGCCCTTCAGATCCGCCGCATTGGAGGGATAAGCTATTTTGATGCCTTTGATGCTGAGCAATGTGGATTCAATGCTGCCGGAATGGTAAGGGCCACCACCACCGTACGCGCCCACCGGTACGCGAATGAGCGTTTGCACCGGGAACCTGCCCGCGGTGAGATAGCAGCTTTTGGATATTTCGCTGACGAGCTGATTGAAACCTGGATAGATGTAATCGCCAAACTGCACTTCCACCACCGGTTTTACGCCGGTTGCGGACAGCCCGGCCGTGCTGCCGATGATATAGGCTTCCTGTATGGCGGTGTTATATACGCGATGGTCCCCGAACTTCTCTGCCAGCGTGGCCGCTTCGCGGAATACGCCACCGAGCCTGCGGCCAACGTCCTGCCCGAACAGGATGGCTTCCGGATGCTCCTGCATCAGCTCTTCAATGGCATGAAGCGCGGCATCCACCATTACTACCTTGCCGCCGCCGGCCGGTGCGCGTTCGCCGCGCTCTTCGGTAACGGGAGTGGGCGCAAACACATGGTCCTGCACCGTGGAAGGATCAGGTTCGGCACTGTTCAGCGCATCGTCAAAATCATCATCAACCAGCGAAAGCGCTTCGGCTTCCGCTTTTTCTATGTCAAGAAAATCCACGCCTGCCTGTAACAGGAATGCTTTCAGGCGTGGCAGGGGATCACGGGACGCGTGTTTTTCAAGATCTTCAGCGCTGCGGTACCATTCCCGGCGGACGCCGGAGGTATGATGGCCGAGCAGGGGCGTTGCGGCATGCACAAGAACAGGTTTCCGCATGGAGCGGACATAGCCGATAGCGGATTCCATCGCGTGATAGCTGGCCTCGAAATCGCTCCCGTCTACCCGTATCCGCTCCAGCCCTTTAAACCCGGCGGCATATTCATAGGCGTCCATCGCACGGGCTTCGTCTGCGCTCACGGAGATCCCCCATTCATTGTCCTGCACCAGGTAGATAATGGGCAGGCCCTTCAGCACGGCGAACTGCAGGGCTTCGCTCACCTCTCCTTCGGTAACGCTGCCATCTCCCAGCGAACATAGCACCACCGGTTTTTCGGTGGTCTGCAGCAAGCCGGACTCCTCCAGGTATTGCACGCCCTGCGCCATACCGGTAGCGGGGATCACCTGCATGCCGGTAGCGCTGCTCTGATGCGGGATGAGAGGCTTGCCGGGCTGGCGGCTGCAGGGATGGCTGTAATAGGAACGGCCGGCGCTGAAGGGATCTTCCCCTTTGGCCAGCAGTTGCAGGATCAGCTCCCGCGGCGTGAAGCCCATGGCCAGCAGCATGCTGTCGTCCCGGTAATATGGACTCACATAATCCCATGGCTGCAGCAACAGGCCGGCCGCGATCTGGATCGCCTCATGGCCGGAGGAAGTGGAATGCACATACTGGCAGGTGGAACGGTTGGCTTCGTACTTGTCCGCCAGGCTCCTGGCAATACACATGATACGGTAAGCCTGCAGCAGCAGGCCCCGGAATGCCGTATCATGTACATGGTGAGTAATGCTTGCTTCCAAAGTCGGAACGCTTATATTATCTTTAACCACGTAATACTGTTTTGGTGTTATCAACCAATAGTTGCTCTAGCAACTATTGCTACTGCAAATTAAGTAAATATGCACGATACTTTCGTTAGTAACCCATCTTTTTTTAAGCTGGATGCTACGCTCAAGAAAATCCGGAACTACTGGCAGAAGAACTTTGATGCCCTGAAGAAGGATATTACGGTAGACCAGTGGCTGCTGATAGAGAATCTTTATAAACACAAGCGCATCACCCACAACGAGTTGGCCCGGCTCACGTCAAAAGATATCACCACGGTTTCCCGGATCATTGAATTGCTGGTAAAAAAGGAGCTGGTGGAAAGGCAGGGCTCTACGGACGACCGCCGGAAAGTTTTCGTGCAACTCACTCCGGCCGGCATCAACAAATACAAGGACGTGCGGCCCGTGGTGCTGGAAATGCGAAAAACGGGGTGGAACAATCTTTCGGAAGGGGACTATAATGAATTGACGAGGATACTGGATGTGATCTATAATAATATCCCCTGAAAATAATATTACCTGCCAACAGCATCAGTCTTTGTTGAACTGATCCGCATGCCTGCTTTATCAGCGAAAAACCATTATACCATTCAAAAAAAAGCCATCCTGTATTTTTAAAATATTATTTTTATAGCATCAGAAAAACAGCGGCCACGCTGTTATGACCGGCAAGGACAATTAATGCGGATGGAGAAGAATGTATCTATGGCTGACACCGACATCTGGTCTTCCTACAGAAATGGCAACGAAGCATCATTCCGGGCACTGTATGATCATTATTATGCAGGGCTGCTTGGCTATGGATGCAGGTTCACCAAAGATCACCAGGCAATAGAGGAAAGCATACAGGACCTTTTTCTCAAACTATGGCGCAACCGCGCATCCATCGGCCCCGCTCCTTCCGTCAAATTCTACCTCTACAAATCTTTCCGCCGCGTGCTGGCCCGCAAACTCCGGAACCTGCCGGAAACCGTAGCCATGCCGGAGCAGGAAGACCCGCTCCAATTCAATTTCGAGATCGGGCAGGATGAAGTGCTGATGCAAAAAGAGCACATAGCGGAACTGAAACGGCAGCTCCAGGCGGCCATGGCTACCATGACGGACCGCCAGCGCGAGGTCATCTACCTGAAATATTATGAAGACCTCAGCTATGAAGAGATCAGCGATGTGCTGAGCATCACCCCCAAAGCTACTTACAAGCTGGTGTACCGCGCACTGGACCATCTCAGGGACCATATGGCCCTGCTCACTTTCCTCCTGCTCATGGGCCGGTAAAAAAAAGTTTCGCTGTCATGGGGTAAAAAGCGGGCATCCATGTGTATATACTATTACCAGGGTTATGAATATATGATACGCAATGTTTACGATCAGTACACAACAGCAGACTTTCTGCATGATGAGGAGTTTGTAGCATGGGTGAAATACCCGACAGCAGAAAGGAACGCTTATTGGGAAAAAGTGCTGGCCACTTACCCGCAAAAGGAAAGCCAGGTGCAGAAAGCCCGGGAGATGATCCTTTTACTGAACAGTGTACCGCAGCCTCCCGCAGCGGAGAGCCATGCGCGGGTATGGGAGAACATTGCCGCAGGTATGACGGCAACCCGCGTACGGCGCATATCACCCTGGCGCATCGCGGCGGTGGCCGCCAGCGTTTTGGTACTGGTGTCCGCCGGCCTGTTCCTGTACCGGCAGAGCCAGCAAAAACCGGTGCTGGCCGTTACAACGCATGACGTAGCGCCCGGCAAAAATGCGGCGGTGCTTACGCTCGCCAACGGTCAGCAATTGCTGCTGGACGATTCCGCGGAAGGACTGCTGGCCAAAGAAGGCGGCACGAATATCCGCAAAACGGCAAACGGGCAATTGATATACGAAGGCGAAGGAAATAAAGGGGAAACCGTACATATCAACAGGATAGATATACCGCGGGGCGGGCAATACCAGCTCACCCTGCCCGATGGCACAAAGGTATGGCTGAACGCCGCTACCTCACTGCAATACCCTTCCAGCTTCACGGGGAAAGACCGTACAGTGCAGTTGAACGGTGAAGCTTATTTTGAAGTAGCGCAAAACGCCGGAATGCCCTTCCGGGTAACATCCGCCGGACAGACCGTGGAAGTATTGGGCACACGCTTCAATGTCAATTGTTACGAAGAGGAAGACGCAGCCAGCACAACACTGATCGACGGCCGCGTACGGCTGACGAACGACAGCCGGGTATCGCATATCCTCAGCCCGGGAGAACAATGCACCGTACTGCCCTCTGGCAAAATGAATATCCGGTCTGCCGACCTGGAAGAAGTAATGGCCTGGAAAGAAGGCTACTTTATATGGAACGAAGAACCTTTGGAAAGCATCATGCGCAAGCTGGCACGCTGGTACAATATTGAACCGGTGTACGAAAAACCTTTGCCGGCGACAGTTTTAAGCGGAATAGTATCACGTTCCAAAAACCTGTCTGAAGTACTGGAAGTCATGGAAATGACCGGGACAGTACATTTCAGGATCGAAGACAGGAAGGTTATTATCAGCAGGTGAACATGCATCAACACATGAGACTATAGGGTTTTAGACACTGGCCAGATCTAAATCATCGACTTGTTTTAAAGAACACAATCAAAAACCAAATCTATCAAGTATGTATCGTAGACTTTTCTTGCCAACCGGCAGGCGATCCCGTATGCCTGCAACCGTACCACTTGTCACGAAATTAACCACTGTGCTGCTGTTCTTCGCCATTTTCCAGGTACATGCCGTGGGATTTGCGCAAAAGATCACGCTGTCCGAAAAGAACGCGCAGCTGGAAGATGTTTTTCTCGCCATCCGCAAGCTCAGGATATACGACATCGTATATGATGCCGCGCTGATGAAAAATGCCAGACCGGTAACGATAGATGTAAAGAACGCCACACTGAAAGAAGTGCTGGACAAGAGTTTCAAAGACCAGCCGCTGACCTACACCCTGCGCGGCAACACGATCATCATACGGGAGAAAACGGAAAGCATCCTCCCGCTGGTGACCGTGGAGAAAAAAAAGATACGCGGCCGGGTGACCGACGCTTCCCGCAAACCATTGCCCGGCGTAACCATCCGCATCAAAGGCACACAGACCGGTACGGTAACCGCCGCTGACGGCAGCTTCAGCCTGGATGTTGAAGAGAAAGCCGTACTGCAGTTCTCCTTCATCGGTTATAGCACAAAAGAAATAGCCATCGGGAATGCCACGGAGCTCACCGTAGTGCTGGACGAAAATAACAGCACGCTCAACCAGGTTGTTGTACAGGCATATGGTACCGCGAAAGTGAAAGACATCACCGGCTCCGTGGCGCACCTGGGCACCAAAGAGATCCGCAATGCCCCGATGGGCGCTACCATACAGAGCATGCTGCAGGGAAAGGTATCCGGCGTAAATGTGGCTATCCAGTCCGCCTCTCCTACCTCCCCCATCAGCGTGATCATCCGCGGCGCCTCTTCCATTTCCGGCACTAACCAGCCGCTATGGGTGATCGATGGCGTACCGGATTATTCCACCAACACTTCGGGTAATATCACCAACTCGCTGTATAATCTCAACCTCAACGATGTGGAAAGCATCGACATCCTGAAGGATGCATCAGCTACCGCCCTGTATGGGTCGCGGGCAGCCAACGGCGTGGTGATCGTTACCACCCGCAGAGGTGCAGAAGGTATGCGCCCCACCATCGAACTGTCTACCCGCGTTGGCATGCAGGTACAGGATTTCAACCGGTACAAATACATGGAAGCGCCGGAGTACATCTATTTCGCGGATAAAGCGGCCCGCATGGAAGCCTATGGTCGCGGTGCATTCGATTATTTCACCCGCCTCTATCTCGATGAACAGGCTTTTTTTAACCTGAACAGCAGCGAATACAATGTCAACAGCTTTCAAACCCTGCCGGGCGCCTTCTACGAAGGCAATACCAACTGGATGAAAGAAGTGACCAGGAACCCCTTCTCCCAGCAATACGACCTGTCGCTAAGAGGCGGCACATCCAATATCTCCTATTTCGTATCGCTCTACAATACAAAAATGGATGGCATCGTGAAATCCGGCGGCAGCAATCTCTATGGCGGCAGGATCAACCTGGAAGCCAAGCTGCGCAACAACCTGAAGTTCGGGCTGAACATGAAC
This genomic stretch from Chitinophaga sp. XS-30 harbors:
- a CDS encoding serine hydrolase → MKPSTPVKLLAAVCFAASLSITSCKKGELIQLPLPIKSNDKVFKSAIFKQKLQEQLVGARGYQFVITHKGQVSDTAAFGIGSVNGDRSSVNAFVNIASVTKTLTAITALKYLDAFSIDNEIGPWLPSSWNRHADVRKLTFRQLLTHTSGIRGSGTSWSSLISTAGAKIDSPKTYAYSNINFALFRAMIPKLHDSITFRNQEYDLGTTAFQSWMSGEYIRLVQAYVISRSGIGQRGCAPVAGRTFQMLNEAPSRLNGVSHTDWTEFCGGGGFVLTTMDMSRVITYLAEKDIILSDNKKLLMDTYRLGWNRVFPVEGGMAYGHGGALYSDVNQSDSLDVGDVGLQTLIMKFPARVQLALSINSVDSTWRNTSGIVKAAFDAAWVKE
- a CDS encoding thiamine pyrophosphate-dependent enzyme, with the translated sequence MEASITHHVHDTAFRGLLLQAYRIMCIARSLADKYEANRSTCQYVHSTSSGHEAIQIAAGLLLQPWDYVSPYYRDDSMLLAMGFTPRELILQLLAKGEDPFSAGRSYYSHPCSRQPGKPLIPHQSSATGMQVIPATGMAQGVQYLEESGLLQTTEKPVVLCSLGDGSVTEGEVSEALQFAVLKGLPIIYLVQDNEWGISVSADEARAMDAYEYAAGFKGLERIRVDGSDFEASYHAMESAIGYVRSMRKPVLVHAATPLLGHHTSGVRREWYRSAEDLEKHASRDPLPRLKAFLLQAGVDFLDIEKAEAEALSLVDDDFDDALNSAEPDPSTVQDHVFAPTPVTEERGERAPAGGGKVVMVDAALHAIEELMQEHPEAILFGQDVGRRLGGVFREAATLAEKFGDHRVYNTAIQEAYIIGSTAGLSATGVKPVVEVQFGDYIYPGFNQLVSEISKSCYLTAGRFPVQTLIRVPVGAYGGGGPYHSGSIESTLLSIKGIKIAYPSNAADLKGLMKAAFHDPNPVIMLEHKGLYWSKVPGTQEAMTIEPSPDYILPFGKGRVALSAEAGDSIGVITYGMGVYWAKAAAAKFPGRVEIVDLRTLHPLDEELIYTTVRKHGKCLLLTEEQVSHSFMMSLAGKISAECFRYLDAPVMTIGAMDLPAVPLNKRLEQEMLPTAGKVEQGMAALLAF
- a CDS encoding MarR family winged helix-turn-helix transcriptional regulator, which codes for MHDTFVSNPSFFKLDATLKKIRNYWQKNFDALKKDITVDQWLLIENLYKHKRITHNELARLTSKDITTVSRIIELLVKKELVERQGSTDDRRKVFVQLTPAGINKYKDVRPVVLEMRKTGWNNLSEGDYNELTRILDVIYNNIP
- a CDS encoding RNA polymerase sigma factor; amino-acid sequence: MEKNVSMADTDIWSSYRNGNEASFRALYDHYYAGLLGYGCRFTKDHQAIEESIQDLFLKLWRNRASIGPAPSVKFYLYKSFRRVLARKLRNLPETVAMPEQEDPLQFNFEIGQDEVLMQKEHIAELKRQLQAAMATMTDRQREVIYLKYYEDLSYEEISDVLSITPKATYKLVYRALDHLRDHMALLTFLLLMGR
- a CDS encoding FecR family protein yields the protein MCIYYYQGYEYMIRNVYDQYTTADFLHDEEFVAWVKYPTAERNAYWEKVLATYPQKESQVQKAREMILLLNSVPQPPAAESHARVWENIAAGMTATRVRRISPWRIAAVAASVLVLVSAGLFLYRQSQQKPVLAVTTHDVAPGKNAAVLTLANGQQLLLDDSAEGLLAKEGGTNIRKTANGQLIYEGEGNKGETVHINRIDIPRGGQYQLTLPDGTKVWLNAATSLQYPSSFTGKDRTVQLNGEAYFEVAQNAGMPFRVTSAGQTVEVLGTRFNVNCYEEEDAASTTLIDGRVRLTNDSRVSHILSPGEQCTVLPSGKMNIRSADLEEVMAWKEGYFIWNEEPLESIMRKLARWYNIEPVYEKPLPATVLSGIVSRSKNLSEVLEVMEMTGTVHFRIEDRKVIISR